A region from the Paenarthrobacter aurescens genome encodes:
- a CDS encoding ScbR family autoregulator-binding transcription factor, whose protein sequence is MQQRAKDTRLSVIEGAARVFAEIGYGNASLTDITKRAGVTKGALYFHFTSKRELALAVIEEQHATVLAAGAKILSSEAPALEKLLGLCRMFGQQLLEEPVVQGGIRLTFEASAFDADVSGPYQDWINTTEELLRQAVLDGSIRADLDASAFARYLVASFTGVQLVSDVLTSRADVLLRIEQMWEFLLPALRPALRS, encoded by the coding sequence ATGCAACAACGCGCGAAAGACACCCGGCTCTCCGTCATCGAAGGCGCCGCCCGGGTTTTCGCCGAAATCGGATACGGGAACGCCAGCCTTACCGACATCACCAAGCGTGCAGGCGTGACCAAAGGTGCGCTCTACTTCCACTTCACCTCAAAGCGTGAACTTGCGTTGGCCGTCATTGAGGAGCAACACGCAACGGTCCTGGCAGCGGGCGCGAAGATACTGTCCTCAGAGGCACCCGCACTGGAAAAACTCCTTGGACTCTGCAGAATGTTCGGCCAACAGCTCCTTGAAGAACCGGTAGTCCAAGGTGGCATCCGCCTTACCTTTGAAGCCTCAGCTTTCGACGCTGACGTCTCTGGCCCCTATCAGGACTGGATCAACACAACCGAGGAACTGCTCCGCCAAGCGGTCCTCGATGGCTCCATCCGTGCCGACCTGGACGCTTCAGCTTTTGCCAGATACCTGGTTGCGTCCTTCACGGGGGTTCAGTTGGTGTCCGACGTCCTGACATCACGCGCAGACGTCCTGCTGAGGATCGAGCAGATGTGGGAATTCCTGCTGCCAGCCTTGCGCCCTGCACTAAGGAGCTAG
- a CDS encoding cupin domain-containing protein — MSVNVVTNLEVKSHNSPDETRRPDKTVLDLVTVGEYTIGRMTFEPGWTWADCVKPVVGTDSCELSHVGFCVAGSLEVETNDGGKITISAGDSYSIPPGHNARVVGDQPFQGVEFVSGAEFARPTQ, encoded by the coding sequence ATGAGTGTCAATGTTGTCACGAACCTTGAAGTAAAGTCCCACAACTCTCCCGATGAAACGCGGCGCCCCGACAAGACGGTGCTGGACCTCGTCACTGTGGGAGAGTACACAATTGGCCGTATGACGTTTGAACCGGGCTGGACCTGGGCCGACTGCGTCAAACCCGTTGTTGGCACCGACTCCTGCGAGCTGAGCCATGTGGGATTCTGCGTTGCGGGAAGCCTGGAAGTAGAAACCAACGACGGCGGCAAGATCACCATTTCAGCCGGGGATTCCTACAGCATCCCGCCGGGCCACAACGCCCGCGTGGTAGGCGATCAACCCTTCCAAGGCGTGGAGTTTGTCAGCGGCGCGGAATTCGCACGGCCCACCCAGTAG
- the nadD gene encoding nicotinate-nucleotide adenylyltransferase: protein MRLWKSTLIRTASTRTSTPTAKATNIIAATPRGEAGRRLRLGVMGGTFDPIHHGHLVAASEVAAKFGLDEVVFVPTGQPWQKSHKLVSRPEHRYLMTVIATASNPRFTVSRVDVDRPGPTFTIDTLRDLRAERPDADLFFITGADALAQILSWKDVDELWSLAHFVGVTRPGHELHDMGRDDVSLLEVPAMAISSTDCRTRVGAGNPVWYLVPDGVVQYIAKYGLYSAPSNAADLTPVLSGSDDQARTE, encoded by the coding sequence ATGAGGCTGTGGAAGAGCACGCTGATCCGCACCGCCAGCACCCGAACAAGCACACCCACGGCCAAGGCCACTAACATTATCGCCGCAACACCGCGTGGGGAGGCGGGGCGCAGGCTCCGGCTGGGCGTGATGGGTGGAACGTTCGATCCCATCCATCACGGCCACCTTGTTGCTGCCAGTGAAGTGGCAGCAAAGTTCGGTTTGGACGAAGTAGTCTTCGTGCCAACAGGCCAGCCGTGGCAGAAGTCGCACAAGCTGGTCAGCAGGCCCGAGCACCGCTATCTGATGACGGTCATCGCCACAGCTTCCAACCCCCGGTTCACAGTGAGCCGGGTTGATGTTGATCGTCCGGGGCCCACGTTTACCATTGACACCCTCCGGGACCTCCGTGCAGAGCGTCCTGACGCCGACCTTTTCTTCATCACCGGCGCAGACGCCCTGGCTCAGATCCTCTCGTGGAAGGATGTTGACGAGCTGTGGTCTTTGGCCCATTTCGTCGGCGTCACCCGTCCGGGTCATGAGCTTCATGACATGGGCCGGGACGACGTCAGCCTGTTGGAAGTCCCTGCCATGGCGATCTCCTCCACGGATTGCAGGACCCGAGTGGGCGCCGGGAACCCTGTCTGGTATCTCGTACCTGACGGAGTGGTCCAGTACATTGCAAAGTACGGACTGTACTCAGCGCCTTCCAACGCAGCGGATCTGACACCCGTACTTTCCGGATCAGACGACCAAGCACGTACTGAATGA
- a CDS encoding class I SAM-dependent methyltransferase produces the protein MEVEALLNGLSRLPDVQADNLHAFDATDRLLLQTAADLLGPDTNVAVIGDRYGALTLGALAGLGVGQVRVNQDLFTGRLALRRNAASAGLEGRFTEHQLDRELLHDAGLVLLQLPKSLAELDEIADAVARFAAPHAVLLAGGRVKHMSLGMNAVLERYFSSVQPQLARQKSRVIVSRDPKEAPAELPFPVVESLPELGITVCAHGAAFSGARLDIGTRYLLTFMDRMPAARQAVDLGCGTGILATMYALGNPDARVVATDQSAAAVASAKATAAANGLEGRVEVIHDDAMSTFDSGSAELILLNPPFHLGASVHAGAALKLFQAAARVLAPGGELWTVYNSHLQYRAALERHIGPTVEEGRNPKFTVTRSRKI, from the coding sequence ATGGAAGTTGAAGCGCTCCTGAATGGTTTGAGCAGGCTTCCGGACGTCCAAGCGGACAATCTGCACGCCTTTGACGCCACGGACAGGCTTCTGCTCCAAACGGCTGCTGATCTGCTGGGTCCCGACACCAACGTGGCGGTCATTGGGGACCGATACGGTGCCCTGACCTTGGGGGCTTTGGCTGGGCTCGGCGTGGGCCAGGTACGGGTAAACCAGGACCTTTTTACCGGCAGGCTTGCGCTGAGACGCAATGCCGCGTCTGCCGGCTTGGAAGGCCGCTTCACCGAGCATCAACTGGACCGCGAGTTGCTGCACGACGCCGGCCTGGTGCTCCTTCAGTTACCGAAGTCGCTGGCTGAGTTGGATGAAATCGCCGACGCCGTTGCAAGGTTTGCGGCCCCGCATGCGGTCCTGTTGGCCGGGGGTCGCGTCAAGCACATGTCCCTTGGCATGAACGCTGTCCTGGAACGTTACTTCTCCTCAGTCCAGCCGCAACTTGCCCGTCAGAAGTCCAGGGTCATTGTTTCGCGGGATCCCAAAGAGGCACCGGCTGAGCTCCCTTTTCCGGTGGTGGAGTCCTTGCCTGAGTTGGGAATCACGGTCTGTGCCCATGGTGCTGCTTTCTCAGGGGCACGCCTGGACATTGGTACGCGCTATTTGCTGACCTTCATGGATCGCATGCCGGCCGCGCGGCAGGCTGTAGACCTCGGCTGCGGAACCGGTATTCTCGCCACGATGTACGCACTTGGCAACCCGGATGCCCGCGTGGTGGCTACTGACCAATCCGCAGCAGCTGTGGCTTCGGCCAAGGCTACAGCGGCGGCAAACGGGCTGGAAGGGAGGGTGGAGGTGATCCACGATGACGCCATGTCCACTTTTGACTCCGGCAGCGCTGAGCTCATCCTGCTGAACCCGCCGTTCCACCTGGGCGCAAGTGTTCACGCGGGCGCTGCGCTGAAGCTGTTTCAGGCAGCCGCCCGGGTCCTGGCCCCGGGTGGAGAGCTGTGGACGGTCTATAACAGCCACTTGCAGTATCGGGCTGCTCTTGAACGGCACATCGGGCCGACGGTCGAGGAAGGCCGGAATCCCAAGTTCACGGTAACCCGCAGCCGGAAGATCTGA
- the rsfS gene encoding ribosome silencing factor — protein sequence MSAHEQSITLARHAARAAAEKLAEDIVALDVSERLALTDVFLIASAPTERQVNAIVDGIEEELMKQDLRPVRREGRSEGRWVLLDYADIVIHVQHSEDRVFYALERLWKDCPVVDLELGDDASAKAVAADETEH from the coding sequence GTGTCTGCACATGAACAATCCATCACCCTTGCCCGTCACGCTGCGCGTGCCGCGGCCGAGAAGCTCGCCGAGGACATTGTGGCCTTGGACGTCAGCGAGCGTTTGGCGCTCACTGACGTCTTCCTGATTGCATCGGCTCCCACCGAGCGTCAGGTCAATGCCATTGTGGACGGCATTGAAGAAGAACTGATGAAGCAGGACCTGCGTCCTGTGCGCCGTGAGGGACGTTCGGAGGGTCGCTGGGTGCTCTTGGACTACGCGGACATTGTGATCCACGTCCAGCACTCCGAGGATCGCGTGTTCTATGCCCTGGAGAGGCTCTGGAAGGACTGCCCCGTGGTGGACCTGGAACTGGGTGATGACGCTTCTGCCAAGGCTGTTGCCGCGGACGAAACCGAGCACTAG
- a CDS encoding glutamate-5-semialdehyde dehydrogenase, with product MTEALTPEALVISDVSGTSGQTPENPAAGAVPLSPEDLQAAVHATADRSRKAARRMAQANRAWKDRALRAIGASLTENQKHILDANSKDVAMGRANGTSAALLDRLTLTPARIEGLVAALENLAGLPDPVGNVVRGQTLPNGLRLRQVNVPMGVVAAIYEARPNVTVDIAGLALKSGNAVILRGGSAAANTNEALVRILREALDSVGLPADAVQTVDQFGREGANVLMRARGRVDVLIPRGGRDLIQTVVTNSAVPVIETGEGNVHIFIDESANEEMAVEILLNAKTQRPSVCNTVETLLVHSGTTVLPAVAKALRSAGVTLHVDGRIAAALGEDIETVPADDEDWATEYMDLDLAVAMVDSLDEAVNHIRTWTTGHTEAILTNNLANAEKFIAEVDSAAVIVNASTRFTDGGELGLGAEVGISTQKLHARGPMGLTELTTTKWIVQGEGQIRA from the coding sequence ATGACTGAAGCACTGACCCCCGAAGCCCTTGTGATCTCCGACGTTTCCGGTACTTCCGGCCAGACGCCGGAGAACCCTGCGGCAGGTGCAGTGCCGTTGTCACCGGAAGATCTCCAGGCTGCCGTCCATGCCACTGCCGACCGCTCTCGCAAGGCCGCCCGCCGTATGGCACAGGCAAATCGTGCATGGAAAGACCGTGCCCTTCGTGCCATCGGAGCCAGCCTGACGGAGAACCAAAAGCACATCCTTGACGCCAACTCCAAAGACGTGGCAATGGGCCGCGCCAACGGCACTTCCGCGGCACTCCTGGACCGCCTGACCTTGACGCCTGCCCGTATTGAGGGACTGGTGGCTGCCTTGGAGAACCTGGCAGGTTTGCCCGATCCCGTGGGTAACGTGGTCCGTGGCCAGACACTTCCCAACGGATTGCGCTTGCGTCAGGTGAACGTCCCCATGGGTGTTGTGGCGGCTATTTACGAGGCCCGCCCCAACGTTACGGTGGACATCGCCGGCTTGGCTCTCAAGAGCGGCAATGCAGTTATTCTTCGCGGGGGCTCCGCTGCGGCCAACACTAACGAGGCATTGGTAAGGATCCTCCGGGAGGCATTGGATTCGGTGGGCCTGCCCGCCGACGCCGTGCAGACCGTGGACCAGTTTGGCCGCGAAGGGGCCAATGTACTGATGCGGGCCCGCGGCCGGGTGGACGTCCTGATTCCGCGTGGAGGCAGGGACCTCATTCAAACTGTGGTCACCAACTCTGCTGTGCCGGTCATTGAAACCGGCGAGGGCAATGTCCACATCTTCATCGATGAATCGGCCAACGAAGAAATGGCCGTGGAGATTCTCCTCAACGCCAAGACGCAGCGTCCCAGCGTTTGCAACACGGTAGAGACGCTGCTGGTGCACTCGGGCACCACAGTACTTCCTGCTGTTGCCAAAGCACTGCGTTCCGCCGGGGTCACGCTCCATGTTGACGGGCGGATTGCCGCTGCCCTGGGCGAGGACATTGAAACCGTTCCTGCAGATGACGAGGACTGGGCCACCGAATACATGGACCTTGATCTCGCCGTTGCCATGGTGGACAGCCTTGACGAGGCCGTTAACCACATCCGTACCTGGACCACCGGACATACCGAAGCGATTCTCACCAACAACCTGGCCAACGCCGAGAAATTCATTGCGGAAGTGGATTCTGCGGCCGTGATCGTCAACGCGTCCACCCGGTTCACCGACGGCGGCGAGCTTGGCCTCGGTGCCGAGGTAGGTATTTCCACCCAAAAGTTGCATGCCCGGGGTCCCATGGGCCTCACGGAGCTGACCACCACCAAGTGGATCGTCCAGGGCGAGGGCCAGATCCGCGCGTAG